The following proteins are encoded in a genomic region of Oncorhynchus kisutch isolate 150728-3 linkage group LG18, Okis_V2, whole genome shotgun sequence:
- the LOC109876052 gene encoding RAC-beta serine/threonine-protein kinase: protein MNDISVVREGWLHKRGEYIKTWRPRYFILKSDGSFIGYKEKPEMSSDHSLPPLNNFSVAECQLMKTERPRPNTFVIRCLQWTTVIERTFHVESNEEREEWMRAIQAVANGLKTRVEEAPMDITFGSPSDCSGMEEMEVAMSKSRNKVTMSDFDYLKLLGKGTFGKVILVKEKATGMYYAMKILRKEVIIAKDEVAHTVTESRVLQNTRHPFLTTLKYAFQTHDRLCFVMEYANGGELFFHLSRDRVFTEDRARFYGAEIVSALEYLHSRDVVYRDLKLENLMLDKDGHIKITDFGLCKEGITDGATMKTFCGTPEYLAPEVLEDNDYGRAVDWWGLGVVMYEMMCGRLPFYNQDHERLFELILMEEIRFPKNLAPEAKALLAGLLKKDPKQRLGGGQEDAKDVMTQKFFTSINWQDVVERKLLPPFKPQVTSETDTRYFDDEFTAQTITVTPPDKYDSLDSEDQNQRTHFPQFSYSASIRE, encoded by the exons ATGAATGACATCAGTGTGGTCAGAGAGGGCTGGCTCCATAAGAGGG gaGAGTACATTAAGACGTGGAGGCCGCGGTACTTCATCCTGAAGAGTGATGGCTCCTTCATCGGCTACAAGGAGAAGCCAGAGATGTCGTCCGACCATAGCCTCCCACCCCTCAACAACTTCTCTGTGGCAG AGTGCCAGCTGATGAAGACAGAACGGCCCAGGCCCAACACTTTTGTCATCCGCTGCCTACAGTGGACCACAGTCATAGAGCGCACCTTCCACGTGGAGAGTAACGAGGAAAG gGAGGAATGGATGCGGGCAATCCAAGCGGTGGCCAACGGCCTGAAGACGCGAGTGGAAGAGGCTCCCATGGACATAACGTTTGGCTCCCCCAGCGACTGCAGCGgcatggaggagatggaggtggcCATGTCCAAGTCCCGCAACAAAGTG ACCATGAGTGACTTTGACTACTTGAAGCTGCTGGGGAAGGGGACGTTTGGTAAGGTGATCCTGGTGAAGGAGAAGGCCACAGGGATGTACTACGCCATGAAGATCCTGAGGAAAGAAGTCATAATCGCTAAG GATGAGGTTGCACACACGGTAACAGAAAGCAGAGTCCTTCAGAATACGAGACATCCCTTCTTAACG acactgaaatACGCGTTCCAAACACATGACCGGCTATGCTTTGTGATGGAATATGCAAACGGAGGAGAGCTGTTCTTTCACTTGTCACGGGACCGGGTGTTCACAGAAGACCGGGCACGGTTCTACGGTGCGGAGATTGTGTCTGCGCTGGAGTACCTCCACTCACGGGATGTTGTCTACAGAGACCTGAAG CTGGAGAACTTAATGCTGGATAAAGATGGACACATAAAGATCACAGATTTTGGACTGTGTAAAGAGGGAATCACAGACGGGGCTACCATGAAGACCTTTTGTGGGACTCCAGAATACCTTGCACCTGAG GTATTAGAGGACAATGACTACGGCCGAGCGGTGGACTGGTGGGGTCTAGGTGTGGTCATGTACGAGATGATGTGCGGTCGACTgcccttctacaaccaggaccaCGAGCGGTTGTTTGAGCTCATTCTCATGGAGGAGATCCGCTTCCCCAAGAACCTGGCCCCCGAAGCCAAGGCCCTGCTTGCTGGCCTGCTCAAAAAGGACCCCAAGCAGAG GCTTGGAGGTGGACAAGAAGATGCCAAAGATGTGATGACACAGAAGTTCTTCACCAGCATCAACTGGCAGGATGTGGTAGAGAGGAAGCTCTTGCCTCCCTTCAAGCCCCAGGTGACGTCAGAGACGGACACCCGCTACTTTGACGACGAGTTCACAGCACAAACCATCACCGTAACGCCCCCGGACAAGT ACGACAGCTTAGACTCAGAAGACCAGAACCAGCGCACACACTTCCCTCAGTTCTCTTACTCTGCCAGCATACGGGAGTGA
- the si:ch211-132b12.7 gene encoding CLOCK-interacting pacemaker, which produces MPLEQACLSGREPRAYSKNAEDRSNTATLLASRSTADTESNRRGSRCGSEKDSGYSDNNSCTDWLHADREDQGSSVSAPRGREGLQSQVKPEQAPLQENHTLVPSPGSPDLTPIFIIRNVVLKQNGSDHHLQNRGGSSNDSGPCHVILVQQPSEASAASPKPNRTQSWRSDSTAMKTKSRTYLPILKSYPRIAPHPSKKPSDITPVEPHGKGTGREDQSQDKRMCTEDKRDEVSTTTHLLTPSRKHVRKQPDPKRSLSHWRSPASSRSPSPRSPSTLSSFVSRSMSSSDTTTASSYSSSGGSSPLSARRWPSRHGPGLSLFSAARDRRFLNTVGILSQSGLLDITLRTQDLLRQSNATDRDIAQLRQHTQLLYQAANHQNNNPYNNDPDNNDPNANTANAGWERIHQAMAQSGCYPSLKNLGREEDHTTSSPEPGVGGDASFKRDSVDPNIATHTHNGAEAPVPPSSLLAPMSDMLPQYCPVSLSQHSPVSVTTSRSHSGQASAKPPETVTIMPPDSSTHGGLL; this is translated from the exons ATGCCTCTGGAACAGGCTTGTCTAAGTGGGCGAGAGCCACGTGCATACAGTAAGAATGCAGAGGACAGGAGCAACACTGCCACCCTGCTGGCCTCAAGGAGTACTGCAGACACAGAGTCCAACAGAAGAGGCTCTCGCTGCGGATCTGAAAAAGATTCTGGATATTCGG acaACAACAGCTGCACAGACTGGCTCCATGCGGATAGAGAGGACCAGGGCAGCAGCGTGAGTGCGCCCAGGGGAAGGGAGGGTCTACAGAGCCAAGTCAAGCCCGAGCAGGCCCCTCTCCAGGAGAATCACACCCTGGTCCCCAGCCCCGGAAGCCCCGACCTCACCCCCATATTCATCATCAGGAACGTGGTGCTCAAACAG aatggCTCAGACCATCACCTCCAGAACAGAGGAGGAAGCTCCAATGACTCTGGCCCCTGTCATGTGATCCTGGTCCAGCAGCCTAGTGAAGCCTCGGCCGCATCCCCAAAGCCCAACAGAACACAGTCCTGGAGATCTGACAGCACAGCTATGAAAACAAAAAGCAGAACCTACCTGCCCATTCTTAAGTCCTACCCTCGTATCGCTCCCCATCCCAGTAAGAAGCCATCAGACATAACCCCAGTGGAACCCCATGGTAAGGGGACTGGCAGGGAGGACCAGAGCCAGGACAAGAGGATGTGTACAGAGGACAAGAGGGATGAGGTGTCCACTACTACTCACTTACTGACACCATCCAGAAAACATGTCCGCAAGCAGCCAGACCCCAAGAGAAGCCTGTCCCACTGGAGGAGCCCTGCCTCCTCCCGCTCCCCCAGCCCCCGCTCTCCCTCCACACTTTCCAGCTTTGTCTCCCGCTCTATGTCCAGCTCCGACACCACCACtgcctcctcctactcctcttccgGTGGCTCCTCTCCCCTCTCGGCCAGGAGGTGGCCTAGCAGGCACGGTCCAGGCCTGTCCCTGTTCAGTGCGGCACGCGACAGGCGCTTCCTGAACACGGTGGGCATCCTAAGCCAGTCAGGCCTGCTTGACATCACGCTGCGCACCCAGGACCTCCTCCGCCAGAGCAATGCCACAGACCGAGACATCGCCCAGCTCCGCCAGCACACACAGCTGCTGTACCAGGCCGCCAACCACCAAAACAACAACCCCTATAACAATGACCCTGATAATAACGACCCCAATGCCAACACAGCCAACGCGGGCTGGGAGAGGATACACCAGGCTATGGCTCAGTCAGGCTGCTATCCCAGCCTCAAGAACCTGGGGAGGGAAGAGGATCACACCACTTCTAGTCCAGAGCCAGGAGTGGGAGGGGATGCCAGTTTCAAGAGAGACTCAGTTGACCCTAATATTGCCACTCATACCCACAATGGGGCGGAGGCCCCGGTCCCACCCTCGTCCCTCCTGGCCCCCATGTCAGATATGCTCCCACAGTACTGCCCTGTTTCCCTGTCACAGCATTCTCCAGTCAGCGTCACCACGTCCCGCTCTCACTCTGGGCAGGCCAGTGCCAAACCCCCTGAGACAGTCACCATCATGCCCCCTGACAGTTCCACCCATGGTGGTCTTCTCTAG